In Zobellia roscoffensis, the following are encoded in one genomic region:
- a CDS encoding solute:sodium symporter family transporter, protein MIGILSFVGFTALVAIISYFATRTTDEQSSDGYFLGGRSLTAGVIAGSLLLTNLSTEQIVGLNGQSYTEGIVVMAWETLAAIAMVVTAIFLLPRYLKGGITTVPQFLKDRYDVTTKTLTSVLFLTGYVVVLLPTILYSGALAISTMFDLPTMLGVSDSTALNLSIWGIGIIGSIYAVFGGLKAVAVSDTINAVGLLIGGLLIPIFGLIAIGDGSVFGGLDILYQANPDKFDSTGEVTNSVPFSTLFTGMMLINLFYWGTNQQIIQRALGAKNLAEGQKGLLLASFIKILGPLIVVLPGIIAFHYFKGGLEMPDQAYPALVNAVLPKYLVGFFVAVLFGAILSSFNSVLNSSVTLFGLDVYKQHINPEANEQTVVKYGKIFGIVLAVGAMLIAPLISNAGSLFAYLQELNGIYTIPIFTIIVVGYLTKRVPAIAAKIGIIAGVVLYCFSQFYLQPMFVDGALEEAAVSGITDPDALALIKAEAYPHFIHVMAILFVLNAAIMLVIGKIWPNEKPFELEYTNQVSIEPYKYVKQVGIAICFIVVALYVYFAK, encoded by the coding sequence ATGATCGGAATTTTGTCTTTTGTAGGTTTTACCGCTTTGGTAGCCATAATATCTTATTTTGCAACACGAACAACAGACGAACAGTCTTCTGACGGTTATTTTTTAGGAGGAAGGAGTTTGACCGCTGGAGTTATAGCTGGGTCATTGTTGTTGACAAACCTTTCCACAGAACAAATAGTAGGTCTTAATGGGCAATCTTATACCGAAGGGATTGTAGTGATGGCTTGGGAAACCTTAGCCGCAATTGCTATGGTTGTTACAGCAATATTCTTGTTGCCTAGATATTTAAAGGGAGGAATTACCACTGTTCCCCAATTTCTAAAAGATAGGTATGATGTAACAACAAAAACATTAACATCGGTCTTGTTTCTTACTGGTTATGTAGTGGTTTTGTTGCCTACAATCCTTTATTCTGGGGCATTGGCAATCAGTACCATGTTCGATTTACCAACCATGTTAGGGGTTTCTGATAGTACGGCTTTAAATCTCAGTATTTGGGGTATTGGTATTATTGGCTCTATTTATGCGGTATTTGGCGGGTTAAAGGCTGTAGCGGTTTCCGATACTATAAACGCGGTTGGATTATTGATAGGTGGTCTTTTGATACCTATTTTTGGATTGATAGCCATTGGTGATGGTAGTGTTTTTGGAGGTCTAGATATACTATATCAAGCCAATCCGGACAAATTTGATTCTACGGGAGAGGTTACCAATAGCGTACCTTTTTCTACCCTTTTTACTGGTATGATGCTTATCAATTTGTTTTATTGGGGAACCAACCAACAAATTATTCAAAGGGCCTTGGGGGCAAAGAATTTGGCCGAAGGTCAAAAAGGGTTGTTACTAGCTTCTTTCATTAAAATTTTAGGTCCGTTAATTGTTGTGCTTCCAGGTATTATTGCTTTCCATTATTTTAAAGGAGGATTGGAAATGCCTGACCAAGCATATCCTGCTTTGGTAAATGCGGTACTACCTAAATACCTAGTTGGCTTTTTTGTGGCCGTACTTTTTGGTGCTATTTTAAGTTCGTTCAATAGTGTGTTAAATAGTTCGGTAACGCTTTTTGGACTTGATGTTTATAAACAGCACATTAACCCGGAAGCTAACGAGCAAACGGTTGTAAAATACGGAAAGATTTTTGGGATTGTTTTGGCGGTTGGCGCTATGCTTATTGCGCCGTTAATTTCTAACGCAGGTAGTCTATTTGCTTATTTGCAAGAGCTGAACGGTATTTATACCATTCCAATTTTCACCATAATTGTGGTAGGGTACCTTACCAAACGAGTTCCGGCCATTGCGGCTAAAATAGGTATTATTGCCGGAGTGGTGCTGTACTGTTTTAGTCAGTTTTATTTACAGCCTATGTTTGTTGATGGTGCTTTGGAAGAAGCTGCCGTTTCAGGTATAACCGATCCAGATGCATTGGCGCTAATAAAAGCTGAAGCTTACCCACACTTTATACATGTAATGGCTATTTTGTTTGTGTTGAATGCGGCTATCATGTTGGTTATTGGTAAAATATGGCCAAACGAAAAGCCGTTTGAATTGGAATACACAAACCAAGTATCTATTGAGCCGTACAAATATGTAAAGCAAGTAGGTATTGCAATCTGTTTTATAGTAGTTGCACTCTACGTGTATTTTGCGAAATAG
- the dinB gene encoding DNA polymerase IV, which translates to MPKERAIVHMDLDTFFVSCERLLDSRLDNKPILIGGVSDRGVVASCSYEARKFGIHSAMPMRMAKQLCPEAIVLRGNAATYSKFSNLVTDVIKDSVPLYEKSSVDEFYIDLTGMDKFFGCHQMAIELREKIMNETGLPISFGLSINKTVSKIATGEAKPNNQIRIYKGTEKPFLAPLSVRKIPMVGEVTYKSLCDLGIKKIVTVQQMPMQLMHKVLGKNGLTIWKKANGIDNSPVIQYHERKSISTERTFDKDTTDIKKLKSIIVAMSENLAYQLRRGNKLTACITFKIRYSDFQTYTQQQRIPYSSLDSSILPVVLNLYEKLYNRRLLVRLIGVRFSHLVEGGHQINLFEDNEKQIRLSLAIDKMRERYGDRSVISAAGMEAKSISRWNPFSGEPPPLLPNRRR; encoded by the coding sequence ATGCCTAAGGAAAGAGCTATAGTACATATGGATCTGGATACATTTTTTGTATCCTGCGAGCGTTTGTTAGACAGCCGCTTGGATAACAAACCTATTCTAATAGGTGGTGTTTCTGACCGTGGCGTAGTAGCTTCATGCAGTTATGAGGCTCGAAAATTTGGCATTCACTCGGCAATGCCCATGCGTATGGCAAAACAATTGTGTCCAGAAGCCATTGTTTTAAGGGGTAATGCAGCTACGTATAGCAAATTCTCCAATTTAGTTACAGATGTCATAAAAGACAGTGTACCCCTTTATGAAAAAAGCTCGGTAGATGAATTTTATATTGATTTAACAGGAATGGATAAGTTCTTTGGTTGCCACCAAATGGCCATTGAACTAAGGGAAAAAATCATGAACGAAACCGGTTTGCCTATTTCCTTTGGGTTATCCATTAATAAAACCGTTTCAAAAATCGCTACAGGCGAAGCTAAACCTAATAACCAAATTAGAATTTACAAAGGAACGGAGAAACCCTTCTTAGCGCCATTATCTGTTAGAAAAATACCTATGGTTGGTGAGGTTACCTATAAATCCTTATGTGACCTGGGAATAAAAAAAATAGTAACTGTTCAGCAAATGCCTATGCAATTAATGCATAAGGTATTAGGCAAAAATGGACTCACTATTTGGAAAAAAGCCAATGGTATAGATAATAGTCCCGTAATTCAATATCACGAACGGAAATCTATTTCTACAGAACGAACTTTTGATAAAGACACCACGGACATTAAAAAACTAAAAAGTATTATTGTAGCTATGTCCGAGAATTTAGCCTATCAATTACGACGAGGCAATAAACTCACAGCTTGCATTACCTTTAAAATACGCTATTCCGATTTTCAGACCTATACCCAACAGCAAAGAATACCCTACAGTTCATTAGACAGCAGCATACTCCCCGTAGTATTAAACCTCTACGAAAAGCTATACAATAGACGCCTACTGGTTCGGCTGATAGGTGTTCGCTTTAGTCACTTGGTAGAAGGTGGGCACCAGATTAATTTATTCGAAGACAACGAAAAACAAATCCGTTTGAGTTTAGCAATAGACAAAATGCGTGAACGATATGGAGACCGCTCCGTTATTAGTGCTGCCGGAATGGAAGCTAAAAGCATTAGCCGCTGGAACCCGTTTTCAGGTGAACCACCGCCTCTTTTACCTAATAGGAGAAGGTAA
- a CDS encoding DNA polymerase III subunit alpha, translating to MYLNCHTYYSLRYGTLKPKELLTLAAQKNCKVLALTDINNTSACLDFVRMAPNYDIKPVLGIDFRNGADQQFVLLAKNNKGYHNMNSYLSSFLHKPHSIIPERPRLIDDSYVIYPFEKGKDYSLGTNEYLGVSQKQLNSLKFSKHIFNKDRLVLLHTVSFQNKKGFNTHRLLRAIDNNTLLSKLPTSEQGNETDQFLSIEDIQIIYSDFPRLLENTTQLLNECHIKFNFSVTKPKNQRTYSNNEALDFRFLKKLTYQGLSYRYENVDKKIYSRISKELAIIKEKGFVSYFLINWKILKYARSKGFFYVGRGSGANSIIAYLLRITDVDPVELDLYFERFINLYRQNPPDFDIDFSWADRDDITRFMFKQFKNTALITVYNTFKFKASVRELGKVFGLPKSEIDALTKGKFNLNQLDNLSQLVIKYSQYIQGFPNYLGIHAGGVLISEQPIHRYCATFMPPKGFATTQIDMVAAEDIGLYKFDILSQRGLGKIKDTVEIIRKNHPLQKPIDIHNIKRFKEDKRIKYLLKNAKAIGCFYVESPAMRMLLKKLQVDNYLGLVAASSVIRPGVAKSGMMREYILRYRHPERRKDAHPVLLHIMPETFGVMVYQEDVIKVAHHFGGLTLGEADMLRRGMSGKFRSRDEFLKVKQQFFDNCKASGKPDAVTGDIWRQIESFAGYAFAKGHSASYAVESYQSLFLKAYYPLEYMVATLNNGGGFYSRELYVHETKMHGGIIQAPCINRSGDLTTITGRTIYLGFSFLRSLENETTEKILMDRAHYGPYKSLDDFIDRLSISVEQLAILIKINAFRFTGRNKRELLWNAYLQTSKIPKEAHIPTLFYSKKVSYKTPELKSTELENAFDEYELLGFPLCNPFNLLANPTKNSLRANQLLHYKNRVITIEGYLVATKNTATSNGKLMHFGTFLDRNGNFIDTVHFPPIAAKFPFKGKGIYAITGKVTEEFECVTIEVISMYHQAIIEDPRYSENPKKPAV from the coding sequence ATGTATTTAAACTGCCATACATACTATAGCCTACGGTATGGCACTCTAAAGCCAAAAGAGCTTTTGACTTTGGCTGCCCAGAAGAATTGCAAGGTTTTAGCTTTGACAGACATCAATAACACATCTGCTTGCCTAGATTTTGTTCGGATGGCCCCCAATTATGATATAAAACCAGTTCTAGGTATTGACTTTAGAAATGGTGCCGATCAGCAATTTGTTCTTCTTGCAAAAAACAATAAGGGTTATCATAATATGAATTCCTATCTCTCTTCTTTTTTACATAAACCCCATTCAATAATACCTGAAAGGCCCAGATTAATTGATGATAGTTATGTCATTTATCCTTTTGAAAAGGGCAAGGATTATAGTCTAGGTACAAACGAATATTTAGGCGTTTCCCAAAAACAATTAAACAGCCTAAAATTCTCAAAACATATTTTCAACAAAGACCGTTTGGTACTACTACACACGGTGTCCTTTCAAAATAAAAAGGGTTTTAATACACACCGTCTTTTACGTGCCATTGATAATAATACGTTACTAAGCAAACTACCAACAAGCGAGCAAGGTAATGAAACAGACCAATTCTTATCTATTGAGGACATACAGATTATTTATAGTGATTTTCCACGATTGCTAGAAAACACAACACAGCTACTCAATGAGTGTCATATTAAGTTTAATTTCTCGGTAACCAAACCAAAAAACCAACGTACTTACTCTAACAATGAAGCTTTAGATTTCCGATTTCTTAAGAAATTAACGTACCAGGGCCTCTCTTATCGTTACGAAAATGTAGATAAAAAAATCTATTCCCGCATCTCTAAAGAGCTAGCTATTATTAAAGAAAAAGGATTTGTTTCTTATTTTTTAATCAACTGGAAAATATTAAAATACGCCCGTAGCAAAGGCTTTTTTTATGTGGGCCGTGGTAGTGGCGCCAATAGTATTATAGCCTATCTACTGCGCATAACCGATGTAGACCCCGTAGAATTAGACCTATATTTTGAGCGTTTTATTAATCTCTATCGTCAAAATCCGCCTGATTTTGATATTGATTTTTCATGGGCAGATAGAGATGATATTACCCGATTCATGTTTAAACAATTTAAGAATACTGCTCTTATAACCGTTTACAATACGTTTAAATTCAAGGCATCGGTACGCGAATTGGGGAAAGTTTTTGGACTACCAAAATCTGAAATAGATGCTCTTACTAAAGGTAAGTTTAACTTAAATCAGCTCGACAACCTTTCCCAATTGGTTATAAAATACAGCCAATATATACAAGGGTTTCCCAATTATTTAGGTATTCATGCGGGAGGTGTTTTAATATCCGAACAACCAATCCATAGGTATTGCGCCACATTCATGCCGCCCAAAGGTTTTGCCACCACACAGATAGATATGGTAGCCGCCGAAGATATAGGACTGTATAAGTTCGATATTTTAAGTCAGCGCGGATTAGGAAAAATTAAAGATACCGTTGAAATTATAAGAAAGAACCATCCCCTCCAAAAGCCCATAGATATTCATAATATTAAACGGTTCAAAGAGGACAAGCGCATTAAATACCTTTTAAAAAATGCAAAGGCAATAGGTTGTTTTTATGTAGAATCTCCTGCCATGCGAATGTTATTGAAAAAATTACAAGTAGATAATTATTTGGGGTTGGTTGCCGCCAGTTCGGTCATTCGCCCAGGAGTGGCAAAATCCGGAATGATGCGTGAATATATTTTACGCTACCGCCATCCTGAGCGCAGAAAAGACGCACACCCCGTTTTGCTTCATATTATGCCCGAAACTTTTGGGGTTATGGTCTACCAAGAAGATGTTATTAAAGTAGCGCATCACTTTGGAGGTCTGACTCTTGGCGAAGCTGATATGTTACGCCGTGGAATGTCAGGTAAATTTCGCTCACGAGATGAATTCTTAAAAGTAAAGCAACAATTTTTTGATAACTGTAAGGCCAGTGGAAAACCTGATGCCGTAACAGGCGACATTTGGCGACAAATTGAAAGTTTTGCCGGTTATGCTTTTGCCAAAGGTCATTCTGCCTCATATGCCGTAGAAAGTTATCAAAGCTTATTTTTAAAAGCATACTACCCGTTAGAATATATGGTGGCGACACTCAACAACGGTGGCGGATTTTACAGTCGAGAACTTTATGTGCACGAGACTAAAATGCACGGTGGTATTATTCAAGCTCCGTGCATTAACAGAAGTGGTGACCTCACTACTATAACGGGCCGTACTATTTACCTTGGATTTAGTTTTTTACGAAGTTTAGAAAATGAAACCACAGAAAAAATACTTATGGACAGGGCACATTATGGTCCTTATAAAAGTTTGGATGATTTTATTGATAGGCTTTCCATTTCGGTAGAACAACTTGCCATACTCATTAAAATTAATGCATTCCGTTTTACGGGCAGAAACAAAAGAGAACTTCTTTGGAACGCCTATTTACAAACAAGTAAAATTCCGAAAGAAGCACATATTCCTACCTTGTTCTATTCTAAAAAAGTATCGTATAAGACCCCAGAGCTAAAAAGCACCGAATTAGAGAATGCATTTGACGAATATGAACTCTTAGGATTTCCGTTGTGCAATCCATTCAATTTGTTGGCCAACCCTACAAAAAACTCTCTAAGAGCAAATCAATTACTTCATTATAAAAATAGAGTAATTACAATTGAAGGCTATTTGGTAGCCACAAAAAACACGGCAACCTCCAACGGAAAATTAATGCATTTTGGAACTTTTTTAGATAGAAACGGCAATTTTATAGATACGGTTCATTTTCCTCCCATAGCCGCTAAATTCCCGTTTAAAGGAAAAGGCATTTACGCTATCACCGGGAAAGTTACTGAAGAATTTGAATGTGTTACTATTGAGGTCATCAGTATGTACCACCAAGCAATTATTGAAGATCCCAGATATTCCGAAAATCCCAAAAAACCTGCTGTGTAA